One segment of Pseudanabaena sp. FACHB-2040 DNA contains the following:
- the nblS gene encoding two-component system sensor histidine kinase NblS gives MIELLKKIRELIVRWWGDFTLQTRLMAGATLVVSLIMSGLTFWAVNTIQQDARLNDTRFGSDLGLLLAANVAPLVSENNRTELARFSYSFYQSTSSVRYMLYADEDGSIFFGIPFSEAAVQNSLTLRRRMQLPEDYARNTGKPMVRQHLTPAGEVTDVFVPLNYNGKHLGVLALGINPNPTVVASSHLTRDVTIAVFVSIWVMVILGAVFNALTITQPIKELLVGVKNIAAGNFRQRIDLPLGGELGELIYSFNDMAERLERYEEQNIEEMTAEKAKLETLVSTIADGAILLDTSMNVVLVNPTARRIFGWEGRDLDQGNALDHLPSEVRVQLTRPLFQAVAGQSEGMEFRISLHEPSVRTIRILLNTVLDQARENVKGIAITVQDITREVALNEAKAQFISNVSHELRTPLFNIKSFIETLHEYGEDLSDHERQEFLETANHETDRLTRLVNDVLDLSRLESNRQYPLTSVEVVPTVEQILRTYQLNARDKQIELGHEIEPDLPPVLGNYDLLLQVFGNLVGNALKFTRAGGKVLLRAYSLPCLEAGHGRSSSIRIEVSDTGIGIAPEDQQAIFDRFFRVENRVHTLEGTGLGLSIVKNIIEKHSSQVHLVSEVGVGTTFWFDLIVYMPDSPFSHVNTQAEGPNKEKAGDAIALAPSP, from the coding sequence TTGATTGAGCTACTCAAAAAAATCCGAGAACTCATCGTGCGCTGGTGGGGCGACTTCACCCTCCAGACCCGGTTAATGGCCGGGGCCACCCTCGTGGTGTCTCTGATCATGAGTGGCTTGACCTTCTGGGCGGTTAACACAATTCAGCAAGATGCCCGCCTCAACGACACCCGCTTTGGCAGTGACCTAGGGCTGCTGCTCGCGGCCAACGTCGCCCCTCTGGTCAGCGAAAACAACCGCACCGAGCTGGCCCGCTTCTCCTACAGCTTTTACCAGAGCACCTCTAGCGTTCGCTACATGCTCTATGCCGACGAAGACGGCAGCATTTTCTTTGGCATTCCGTTTTCTGAAGCAGCCGTTCAAAACTCCCTCACGCTGCGGCGGCGTATGCAGCTGCCCGAAGACTATGCTCGCAATACTGGCAAGCCGATGGTGCGGCAGCACCTGACCCCAGCGGGAGAAGTCACCGATGTCTTTGTGCCGCTCAACTACAACGGCAAGCATTTGGGCGTGTTGGCCCTGGGCATCAACCCCAATCCGACTGTTGTTGCCTCCTCCCACCTCACCCGCGATGTCACGATTGCGGTATTTGTCTCGATCTGGGTGATGGTGATTTTGGGAGCTGTCTTTAATGCCCTCACCATTACTCAGCCGATCAAAGAGCTGCTGGTGGGGGTGAAAAATATTGCGGCGGGCAACTTTAGGCAGCGCATCGATCTGCCCTTAGGCGGAGAACTGGGGGAGCTGATCTACAGCTTCAACGATATGGCTGAGCGACTAGAGCGCTACGAAGAGCAGAACATCGAAGAGATGACTGCCGAAAAAGCCAAGCTCGAAACCCTGGTGTCGACCATTGCCGATGGCGCGATTTTGCTCGATACCAGCATGAACGTGGTGCTGGTTAACCCTACCGCCCGCCGCATATTTGGCTGGGAGGGGCGGGATTTGGATCAGGGCAATGCACTAGATCACCTACCCAGCGAAGTGCGAGTGCAGCTGACCCGGCCCCTGTTCCAGGCGGTAGCAGGCCAGTCAGAGGGCATGGAGTTTCGCATTTCCCTACATGAGCCCAGCGTTCGCACCATCCGGATTTTGCTCAATACGGTGCTAGACCAGGCGCGAGAAAACGTCAAAGGCATTGCCATTACAGTGCAGGACATTACTCGCGAAGTGGCCCTCAACGAGGCCAAAGCCCAGTTCATCAGCAACGTCTCCCACGAGCTGAGAACGCCGCTGTTTAATATCAAATCTTTCATTGAAACTCTGCACGAGTACGGGGAAGACCTCAGCGATCACGAGCGGCAGGAATTTCTGGAAACGGCCAACCACGAAACCGACCGTCTTACCCGTCTGGTCAACGATGTGCTCGATCTCTCGCGCCTAGAGTCGAACCGCCAGTACCCGCTCACTTCGGTGGAGGTTGTGCCGACTGTCGAGCAGATTCTGCGAACCTACCAGCTCAATGCCCGCGATAAGCAAATTGAACTGGGCCACGAAATCGAGCCAGATCTGCCGCCTGTGTTGGGCAACTATGATTTGCTGCTGCAGGTGTTTGGCAACTTGGTGGGCAATGCGCTCAAATTTACCCGAGCGGGTGGGAAAGTCTTGCTGCGGGCCTACTCGCTGCCCTGCTTGGAAGCTGGGCATGGTCGCTCCAGCAGCATTCGAATTGAGGTTTCCGATACGGGCATCGGCATTGCCCCTGAAGATCAGCAGGCTATTTTCGATCGCTTCTTTCGGGTAGAGAACCGGGTCCATACCCTAGAGGGCACTGGCCTGGGCTTGTCAATCGTCAAAAATATTATCGAAAAGCACAGCAGCCAGGTGCACTTGGTCAGTGAGGTCGGGGTGGGCACCACATTCTGGTTTGACCTGATTGTTTACATGCCTGACTCACCTTTTTCCCACGTAAACACGCAGGCAGAAGGCCCAAACAAGGAAAAAGCGGGAGATGCGATCGCACTTGCCCCCTCTCCCTAA